A window of Piliocolobus tephrosceles isolate RC106 chromosome 13, ASM277652v3, whole genome shotgun sequence contains these coding sequences:
- the SYT8 gene encoding synaptotagmin-8: MGHPPDSPSALAPTGTTAIPGLIPDLIAGTPWPRWALIAGALAAGVLVVSCLLCAACCCCRRHRKKPRDKEVVGLGSARGTTTTHLVQPDVDSLQSSPGGAQQWGRLQLSLEYDFGSQEIRVGLRQAADLRPGGTVDPYARVSVSTQSGHRHETKVHRGTLCPVFDETCCFHIPQAELPGATLQVQLFNFKRFSGHEPLGELRLPLGTVDLQHVLEHWYPLGPPAATEPEQVGELCFSLRYVPSSGRLTVVVLEARGLRPGLAEPYVKVQLMLNQRKWKKRRTASRKGTAAPYFNEAFTFLVPFSQVQNVDLVLAVWDRGLPLRAEPVGKVHLGARASGQPLQHWADMLAHARRPIAQWHPLQPAREVDRVLALQPRLHLHLPLPHS; this comes from the exons ATGGGGCACCCACCAGACTCTCCCAGTGCCCTGGCCCCAACTGGCACCACAGCTATACCTGGGCTTATTCCAGACCTCATCGCCGGGACTCCCT GGCCCCGCTGGGCTCTCATTGCAGGCGCCCTTGCTGCGGGCGTCCTCGTCGTCTCCTGCCTCCTCTGTGccgcctgctgctgctgccgccgccacAGGAAGAAGCCCAGGGACAAGGAGGTGGTGGGTCTGGGCAGTGCCCGtggcaccaccaccacccacctg GTGCAGCCTGATGTGGATAGCCTGCAGTCCAGTCCGGGGGGCGCTCAGCAATGGGGGCGCCTGCAGCTGTCCCTGGAGTATGACTTTGGAAGCCAGGAG ATCAGGGTGGGCCTGAGGCAGGCAGCCGACCTGAGGCCCGGGGGCACCGTGGACCCCTATGCGCGGGTCAGCGTCTCCACCCAGTCCGGGCACAGACATGAGACAAAAGTGCACCGAGGCACGCTCTGCCCTGTATTTGACGAGACCTGCTGCTTCCAC ATCCCGCAGGCGGAGCTGCCAGGGGCCACCCTGCAGGTGCAGCTTTTCAACTTCAAGCGCTTCTCGGGGCATGAGCCCCTGGGTGAGCTCCGCCTGCCACTGGGCACCGTGGATCTACAGCACGTTCTGGAGCACTGGTACCCGCTGGGTCCGCCGGCTGCCACCGAG CCCGAGCAGGTGGGAGAGCTGTGCTTCTCTCTCCGGTACGTGCCCAGCTCAGGCCGGCTGACCGTGGTGGTGCTGGAGGCTCGAGGCCTGCGTCCAGGACTGGCAG AGCCTTACGTGAAGGTCCAGCTCATGCTGAACCAGAGGaagtggaagaagagaaggaCAGCCTCCAGAAAGGGCACGGCTGCCCCCTACTTCAACGAGGCCTTCACCTTCCTGGTGCCCTTCAGTCAGGTCCAG AATGTGGACCTGGTGCTGGCCGTCTGGGACCGTGGCCTGCCGCTCCGGGCTGAGCCTGTGGGCAAGGTGCACCTGGGTGCCCGGGCCTCGGGGCAGCCCCTGCAGCACTGGGCAGACATGCTGGCCCACGCCCGGCGGCCCATTGCCCAGTGGCACCCCCTGCAGCCAGCCAGGGAGGTGGACCGCGTGTTGGCCCTGCAGCCCCGCCTGCACCTGCACCTGCCCTTGCCCCACTCCTGA
- the TNNI2 gene encoding troponin I, fast skeletal muscle, with protein MGDEEKRNRAITARRQHLKSVMLQIAATELEKDKSRREAEKQNYLAEHCPPLHIPGSMSEVQELCKQLHAKIDAAEEEKYDMEVKVQKSSKELEDMNQKLFDLRGKFKRPPLRRVRMSADAMLKALLGSKHKVCMDLRANLKQVKKEDTEKERDLRDVGDWRKNIEEKSGMEGRKKMFETES; from the exons ATGGGAGA TGAGGAG AAGCGGAACAGGGCCATCACGGCCCGCAGGCAGCACCTGAAG AGCGTGATGCTGCAGATAGCGGCCACAGAGCTGGAGAAGGATAAGAGCCGCCGCGAGGCCGAGAAGCAGAACTACCTGGCAGAGCATTGCCCGCCACTGCACATCCCAGGCTCCATGTCAGAAGTGCAG GAGCTCTGCAAGCAGCTGCACGCCAAGATCGACGCGGCTGAAGAGGAGAAGTACGACATGGAGGTGAAGGTGCAGAAGAGTAGcaaggag CTGGAGGACATGAACCAGAAGCTGTTTGATCTGCGGGGCAAGTTCAAGCGGCCCCCGCTGCGGAGGGTGCGCATGTCGGCTGACGCCATGCTCAAGGCCCTGCTGGGCTCCAAGCACAAGGTGTGCATGGACCTGAGGGCCAACCTGAAACAGGTCAAGAAGGAGGACACAGAGAAG GAGCGGGACCTGCGAGACGTGGGTGACTGGAGGAAGAACATCGAGGAGAAGTCCGGCATGGAAGGCCGGAAGAAGATGTTTGAGACCGAGTCCTAG